A window from Pseudomonadales bacterium encodes these proteins:
- a CDS encoding TIGR03016 family PEP-CTERM system-associated outer membrane protein, whose amino-acid sequence MHRGWYRLGGALLLVIGLPCHAVSWRAAPSVNVDLTYTDNIFLEKNDRDSDTILIARPGFDLERNSGRSKLNLGYRLTQLTHLQQSGLDNTYHSLNGAGQWEAIKQHLFLDAGVLASQELIDPTRSVNADLLGNEQNITTAWRGYFQPRWTQRLGGWGSYEVGYGVDYVDYSGGSGNLNQSQGSTLTFNLTSGSAGMPLFWSANYLDNNIDYANSQQDGGQQNGDATLGVWAGKRLRFSGTAGYSEYSYTPNSTLVADNRQPNNHYYRATIGWVPSRKSQFDLFYQVREYDDDTLSETENKGSFGGRASWDPSRRWHLEGGYNEDFYGPAYDFSLTHRLRRSSFSLKYEEEVTNTRQNLLQNQQIGTLICPSGTTFNPAQCVFVNPNQPVQLGINQQLIGLFLPVGVIADDQFLEKRYTATWGYQRGRSAFSLNGYQVDRTYLTSSNESQDRGANFDWTLSLSGRTSLTTGVSWLTRDFMTGEKLDYDEFHLGLTQTVTRDASLSATYRRISNDAQGSLLNDYRENRLTLSGNMRF is encoded by the coding sequence ATGCACCGTGGATGGTATCGACTGGGTGGAGCGCTGTTGTTGGTGATCGGACTGCCCTGCCATGCCGTGAGCTGGCGCGCGGCACCCTCGGTCAATGTCGACCTGACCTACACCGACAACATCTTTCTCGAAAAGAACGACCGCGACTCGGACACCATCCTGATCGCCCGGCCCGGTTTCGATCTGGAGCGCAACAGCGGACGCTCCAAACTGAACCTCGGCTACAGGTTGACGCAGCTGACCCACCTGCAGCAGAGCGGCCTCGACAACACCTACCATAGCCTTAACGGAGCGGGTCAGTGGGAGGCGATCAAACAGCATCTCTTTCTCGATGCCGGCGTGCTGGCATCGCAGGAGCTGATCGACCCGACCCGGTCGGTGAATGCCGATCTGCTGGGCAATGAGCAGAACATCACCACCGCCTGGCGCGGCTATTTCCAACCGCGCTGGACCCAGCGGCTGGGTGGCTGGGGAAGCTATGAGGTGGGTTATGGCGTCGATTATGTCGACTACTCCGGTGGCAGTGGCAATCTGAACCAGAGTCAGGGCAGCACGCTGACCTTCAATCTGACCAGCGGTTCGGCGGGAATGCCGCTGTTCTGGAGCGCCAACTACCTCGACAACAACATCGACTACGCGAACAGCCAGCAGGATGGTGGCCAGCAGAATGGCGATGCCACCCTCGGTGTCTGGGCCGGCAAGCGGCTGCGCTTCTCCGGCACCGCAGGTTACAGCGAATACAGCTACACGCCCAACAGCACACTGGTCGCCGACAATCGCCAGCCCAACAACCACTACTACCGGGCGACCATCGGCTGGGTACCCTCGCGCAAGAGCCAGTTCGACCTGTTCTACCAGGTGCGTGAGTACGACGATGACACCCTGAGTGAGACAGAGAACAAGGGTTCGTTCGGTGGCCGTGCTTCATGGGATCCCAGCCGGCGCTGGCATCTGGAGGGTGGCTACAATGAGGACTTTTATGGTCCGGCCTACGATTTCTCGCTGACCCACCGGCTGCGTCGCTCGTCATTCTCGCTGAAGTATGAGGAAGAGGTGACCAATACGCGGCAGAACCTGCTGCAGAATCAGCAGATCGGCACCCTGATCTGTCCCAGCGGCACCACCTTCAATCCGGCACAGTGCGTGTTCGTCAATCCGAACCAGCCAGTGCAGCTGGGGATCAACCAGCAACTCATCGGACTCTTTCTGCCGGTGGGTGTGATCGCCGATGATCAATTTCTTGAAAAGCGCTACACCGCGACCTGGGGTTACCAGCGGGGTCGTTCCGCCTTCAGTCTCAACGGCTATCAGGTCGATCGCACCTATCTGACCTCATCCAACGAATCCCAGGATCGCGGCGCCAATTTCGACTGGACCCTCAGTCTCAGTGGCCGGACCAGTCTGACGACCGGTGTGAGCTGGTTGACCCGCGACTTCATGACCGGCGAAAAGCTCGACTACGACGAGTTTCATCTGGGCCTGACCCAGACAGTCACACGGGATGCATCACTGTCGGCGACCTACCGCCGCATCAGCAACGATGCCCAGGGCAGCCTGCTCAACGATTATCGGGAAAATCGCCTGACGTTGAGCGGCAACATGCGTTTTTGA
- a CDS encoding AAA family ATPase, protein MYEEFYQFSAKPFQVSPDPRFFYGSKAHKRAMSYLRYGLSQGEGFVVITGGVGTGKTTLIRNLFADLGYEDVIAAQLVTSNLQADEMLKMISTAFNLPTEGLTKAALLHQFEAFLRQADREGRRVLLVVDEAQNLPPATVEELRMLSNFQIENRPLLQSFLLGQEEFRHIVQSPNMEQLRQRIIASCHLTPLDQLETRAYIEHRLKLVGWQGDNPEITDAAFDEIHRHTQGVPRRINSFCDRLLLYGYLEELKTLSSEAVAVVERELAQENGSNRPLPMTRSPVRDDADDDEFESGSESQLPRTAPLSMSELDKRIHDIEYVIEVLEKNFNKKISLLRSVVHALKSSL, encoded by the coding sequence ATGTACGAAGAGTTCTATCAATTCAGCGCCAAGCCGTTTCAGGTCAGCCCGGACCCGCGCTTCTTCTATGGCAGCAAGGCGCACAAGCGTGCGATGTCCTACCTGCGCTATGGTCTCAGTCAGGGTGAGGGCTTTGTCGTCATTACTGGTGGTGTCGGCACCGGCAAGACCACGCTGATCCGCAACCTGTTTGCCGACCTCGGCTATGAAGATGTGATCGCGGCCCAACTGGTCACCTCCAACCTGCAGGCCGACGAGATGCTGAAGATGATCTCGACTGCCTTCAACCTGCCGACCGAAGGGTTGACCAAGGCGGCGCTGCTGCATCAGTTCGAGGCCTTTCTGCGCCAGGCCGACCGTGAGGGGCGACGGGTGCTGCTGGTGGTCGACGAGGCGCAGAACCTGCCGCCGGCGACGGTCGAGGAGCTGCGCATGCTCTCCAACTTCCAGATCGAGAACCGCCCGCTGCTGCAGAGTTTTCTGCTGGGTCAGGAGGAGTTCCGCCACATCGTGCAGTCGCCGAACATGGAGCAGTTGCGCCAGCGCATCATCGCCTCCTGCCATCTGACGCCGCTGGATCAGCTGGAGACCCGTGCCTACATCGAGCATCGGCTGAAGCTGGTCGGCTGGCAGGGCGACAATCCGGAGATCACCGACGCTGCCTTCGATGAGATTCACCGCCACACCCAGGGGGTGCCGCGGCGCATCAACAGTTTTTGTGACCGGCTGCTGCTCTACGGCTATCTCGAAGAGCTGAAGACGCTGAGCAGCGAGGCGGTCGCAGTGGTCGAGCGCGAGCTGGCCCAGGAGAATGGCAGCAATCGACCACTGCCGATGACCCGCTCGCCGGTCCGTGACGATGCCGATGACGATGAGTTCGAAAGCGGCAGTGAATCGCAGCTTCCACGCACGGCGCCGTTGTCGATGAGCGAACTCGACAAGCGCATTCACGACATCGAATATGTGATCGAGGTGCTGGAGAAGAACTTCAACAAGAAGATCAGCCTGTTGCGAAGTGTCGTCCACGCCTTGAAAAGCTCGCTCTGA
- the wecB gene encoding UDP-N-acetylglucosamine 2-epimerase (non-hydrolyzing): MSAPLLCVVGARPNFMKIAPIMAAWRARAPQRPALLLHTGQHYDESMKRQFFEQLQIPQPDIDLGVGSGSHAVQTAQIMLQFEPVLERVRPAAILVVGDVNSTVACALTAIKRGIPVVHVEAGLRSGDRSMPEEINRLITDQLSARLYLTERSAFDNLLREGIESSRCRFVGNVMIDTLHHHSRAALPLAQIPALAQPQRQVAVRGAGHGVVTLHRPANVDDPQVLRRLLETLNQIGRRLPLIFPLHPRTRAQIVQQRLESLLDGETLLPVEPLGYLEMLGLMRDARLVLTDSGGIQEETTALGVPCLTLRENTERPITLTEGTNTLVGRDPATILAQVEEILASGGKRGRAPELWDGHAAERIVDDLLAWLDRGDLPL, from the coding sequence ATGAGCGCGCCACTGCTCTGTGTCGTCGGGGCCCGCCCCAATTTCATGAAGATCGCTCCGATCATGGCGGCGTGGCGCGCGCGTGCGCCGCAACGTCCTGCCCTGCTGCTGCACACCGGGCAGCACTACGACGAATCGATGAAGCGGCAGTTTTTCGAGCAGTTGCAGATTCCGCAGCCCGACATCGACCTTGGTGTCGGCTCCGGCAGCCATGCCGTGCAGACCGCCCAGATCATGTTGCAGTTCGAGCCGGTGCTGGAGCGGGTGCGGCCCGCCGCCATCCTGGTGGTGGGTGATGTCAACTCCACGGTGGCCTGCGCGCTGACGGCGATCAAGCGGGGCATCCCGGTGGTGCATGTCGAGGCTGGCCTGCGCAGCGGTGACCGCTCGATGCCGGAAGAGATCAACCGGCTGATCACCGATCAGCTGTCGGCACGGCTCTATCTGACCGAACGCAGTGCCTTCGACAACCTGCTGCGCGAAGGCATCGAATCCAGCCGCTGCCGTTTCGTCGGCAATGTGATGATCGACACCCTGCACCATCACAGCCGGGCGGCACTGCCGCTGGCGCAGATTCCGGCGCTGGCACAACCGCAGCGGCAGGTGGCGGTACGCGGCGCCGGCCATGGCGTCGTCACTCTGCATCGTCCGGCCAATGTGGATGATCCGCAGGTGTTGCGTCGGCTGCTGGAGACGCTGAATCAGATCGGCCGCCGGTTGCCGCTGATCTTTCCGCTGCATCCACGCACCCGCGCCCAGATCGTCCAGCAGCGGCTGGAGTCGTTGCTCGATGGCGAGACGCTGCTGCCGGTGGAGCCGCTCGGCTATCTGGAGATGCTCGGTCTGATGCGCGATGCCCGTCTGGTACTGACCGATTCGGGCGGCATCCAGGAGGAGACCACCGCCCTCGGCGTGCCCTGTCTGACACTGCGCGAGAACACCGAACGGCCGATCACCCTCACCGAAGGCACCAACACGCTGGTGGGACGCGATCCGGCCACCATCCTGGCCCAGGTCGAGGAGATCCTCGCCAGCGGTGGCAAGCGTGGCCGGGCGCCGGAGCTGTGGGATGGCCATGCCGCCGAGCGGATTGTCGATGACCTGCTGGCATGGCTCGATCGCGGTGATCTGCCACTATGA
- a CDS encoding polysaccharide biosynthesis tyrosine autokinase, with product MDTIEKAFKKLQERRGEQSEARRRPGSGAVVRLPDEPPHSVTAQAMPEIDPEAQSRPYCEVKSSRYVEIDFDHLREGGLIIPDDERTRLKEEYRHIKRPLLKKVAGLPDKQRNHRNIIMVTSARPGEGKTFNAINLALSIAEERNHRVLLIDADVLKSTVAKKLGVEEGAGLVDYLTGDSDTPGELMYKTNIPQFTLMQAGKRHHLTTELLASKRMEQLVHELATRYADRIIVIDSPPLLSTTEASVLAQLAGQVVLVVAEGLTPQADVKKSLSLMGTSVDVGLILNKSHHASDGYGYYYYGYGQ from the coding sequence ATGGACACCATCGAAAAAGCCTTCAAGAAACTCCAGGAGCGCCGCGGCGAGCAGAGCGAAGCCCGGCGCCGTCCGGGCAGCGGCGCCGTGGTCAGATTGCCTGATGAACCGCCGCATTCCGTCACCGCGCAGGCCATGCCGGAGATCGATCCAGAAGCGCAGTCGCGGCCCTACTGCGAAGTCAAGAGCAGTCGCTATGTCGAGATCGATTTCGACCATCTGCGTGAAGGGGGTCTGATCATCCCTGATGACGAGCGGACCCGGCTGAAAGAGGAGTACCGCCACATCAAGCGGCCGCTGCTGAAGAAGGTCGCCGGATTGCCGGACAAGCAGCGCAATCACCGCAATATCATCATGGTGACCAGTGCGCGTCCGGGCGAGGGCAAAACCTTCAATGCCATCAACCTGGCGCTCAGCATTGCCGAGGAGCGCAACCATCGGGTGTTGCTGATCGACGCCGACGTGCTGAAATCGACCGTCGCCAAGAAACTGGGGGTCGAAGAGGGTGCTGGCCTGGTCGATTACCTGACCGGCGACAGCGACACGCCCGGCGAACTGATGTACAAGACCAACATTCCCCAGTTCACCCTGATGCAGGCCGGCAAACGTCACCATCTGACCACCGAGCTGCTGGCGAGCAAGAGAATGGAGCAGTTGGTCCATGAACTGGCCACCCGCTATGCCGATCGGATCATCGTCATCGACTCCCCGCCACTGCTGAGCACCACCGAAGCCAGCGTGCTGGCACAACTGGCAGGGCAGGTGGTGCTGGTGGTGGCCGAAGGGCTCACCCCGCAGGCTGACGTGAAAAAGTCCCTGTCACTGATGGGTACCAGTGTCGATGTCGGTCTGATTCTGAACAAGAGCCACCATGCCAGCGATGGCTATGGCTACTATTACTATGGCTATGGACAGTAA
- a CDS encoding DUF3473 domain-containing protein, which yields MKQGESVAPVRQTNAMTLDVEDFFQVAAFEGLIDPARWDSYPLRVDQNTRRVMALFAERGIKATFFLLGWVAERLPQLVRDIAAEGHELANHGYAHARVNSQSREAFRSDIRHAKALIEDLSGMAVHGYRAPSYSIDVTTPWAHDEIAEAGHRYSSSVYPVRHDLYGMPDAPRFPYRCSSGLTEIPITTLRLGGRNWPIGGGGYFRLLPYQLYRQALLRFNQQEKSPGLFYFHPWEIDPDQPRPAGAGFRSRFRHYINLERMESRVSRLLGDFHWDRMDRVFLSE from the coding sequence ATGAAGCAGGGCGAATCGGTGGCGCCAGTGCGGCAGACCAATGCCATGACGCTGGATGTGGAGGATTTTTTTCAGGTGGCGGCCTTCGAGGGGCTGATCGATCCGGCCCGCTGGGACAGCTATCCACTGCGGGTCGATCAGAACACCCGTCGGGTGATGGCGCTCTTTGCCGAGCGCGGCATCAAGGCGACCTTCTTTCTGCTGGGCTGGGTTGCCGAACGGCTGCCGCAACTGGTGCGCGACATCGCCGCCGAAGGGCATGAGCTGGCCAACCATGGCTATGCCCATGCCCGCGTCAACAGCCAGTCACGCGAAGCGTTCCGCAGCGACATCCGCCATGCCAAGGCGCTGATCGAGGACCTCTCAGGCATGGCGGTCCATGGTTACCGCGCCCCCAGCTACTCGATCGATGTCACTACCCCCTGGGCGCACGATGAGATCGCCGAAGCCGGTCACCGTTACAGCTCCAGTGTCTATCCGGTGCGGCATGACCTCTACGGCATGCCCGATGCTCCGCGCTTTCCCTATCGCTGCTCCAGCGGCCTGACCGAGATCCCGATCACCACGCTGCGGCTCGGCGGGCGCAACTGGCCGATCGGTGGCGGTGGTTATTTCCGTCTGCTGCCCTACCAGCTCTACCGCCAGGCGCTGCTGCGGTTCAACCAGCAGGAAAAGTCTCCGGGACTGTTCTATTTTCATCCATGGGAGATCGATCCGGATCAACCGCGCCCGGCCGGCGCCGGCTTCAGGAGCCGCTTTCGTCACTACATCAACCTCGAGCGGATGGAGTCACGGGTTTCCCGGCTGCTGGGTGATTTTCACTGGGATCGAATGGACCGCGTCTTTCTGTCCGAATAG